The Pocillopora verrucosa isolate sample1 chromosome 14, ASM3666991v2, whole genome shotgun sequence genome has a segment encoding these proteins:
- the LOC131779581 gene encoding QRFP-like peptide receptor: MLGNNSSTILHRPGSDSNETKCAAFTVGLVEVYITIHFVTILVSLVGNILLIISYVRMKETLMLPIANMAVSDLLTTLFLMPRLVRRELTGSNDFLIRGVTGTLLCKLCSFLSDISLSVSTQSLVFIAAERFLAIACPILYRKVMTVKRRYLFVGLTWIISMGIHSPYFYGFRLSTNNICEMNWEPAFDHKSTQPRYVLFLFVTVLLLPLITISVLYCIFGVKIRRDKVASSRTERGALRHQERSRKLQRMGIATVTAFLICWLLYIVINVFKLLSSNTDHECSQGFKIVDNISRVLASCYSAVNPCICFIFVKSFSRQLFALCR, translated from the coding sequence ATGCTTGGAAACAATTCCTCAACGATTTTGCATCGACCTGGTTCAGACAGCAATGAGACAAAATGTGCTGCTTTCACGGTTGGACTAGTTGAAGTTTATATCACAATCCATTTTGTCACTATTCTGGTGTCCTTGGTGGGAAACATTCTTCTGATTATTTCCTATGTGAGAATGAAGGAAACGTTAATGCTTCCTATCGCCAACATGGCTGTATCTGACCTGCTGACTACACTTTTTCTAATGCCTCGTCTTGTTAGACGAGAGCTCACCGGATCCAACGATTTCCTCATTCGTGGAGTTACAGGTACATTACTGTGCAAACTATGCTCCTTCCTAAGCGACATATCGCTATCTGTGTCGACCCAGAGCTTAGTATTCATAGCTGCTGAGCGATTTCTCGCGATTGCTTGTCCAATTTTATATAGGAAGGTAATGACGGTGAAAAGACGCTATCTCTTCGTAGGCTTAACATGGATAATATCCATGGGAATTCATTCGCCATACTTTTACGGTTTCCGTCTGTCTACTAATAATATTTGTGAAATGAACTGGGAACCAGCTTTCGATCATAAGTCGACGCAGCCACGCTACgtgctttttcttttcgtaaCAGTTTTGCTTCTACCGTTAATTACTATCTCTGTGCTTTACTGCATTTTCGGCGTCAAGATTCGGCGAGATAAAGTAGCTTCGTCTCGAACCGAGAGAGGGGCCTTGAGACACCAGGAACGCAGCAGAAAGTTACAAAGAATGGGAATAGCTACTGTAACGGCGTTCTTAATCTGTTGGCTCCTTTATATAGtgataaatgttttcaaactgcTTTCTTCAAATACTGATCATGAGTGTAGCCAAGGTTTTAAGATAGTAGACAATATATCTCGCGTTTTAGCAAGCTGTTACTCTGCTGTAAATCCctgtatttgctttatatttGTGAAAAGCTTTTCTCGTCAACTTTTCGCGTTATGCAGATGA